In the Halichoerus grypus chromosome 4, mHalGry1.hap1.1, whole genome shotgun sequence genome, one interval contains:
- the ITPRID2 gene encoding protein ITPRID2 isoform X4 — translation MDRPLVASAEAEEELEWQVASRRRKAWAKCRGSWQASETEDLSTEATTQDEDEDDEDDLPGAKLPAAAGRGNVPNEKIAIWLKDCRTPLGASLDEQSSNTLKGVLVRNGGSFEDDLSLGAEANHLHETDTQIENCNNILAKERRLQFHQKGRSMNSTGSGKSSGTVSSVSELLELYEEDPEEILYNLGFGRDEPDIASKIPSRFFNSSSFARGIDIKVFLSAQMQRMEVENPNYALTSRFRQIEVLTTVANAFSSLYSQVSGTPLQRIGSMSSVTSNKETDSPPPLTRSNTANRLMKTLSKLNLCVDKTEKGESSSPSPAIEKGKILNVSVMEESGNKNDQKSQKIVKKKDSSSMLATVKEEVSGSSACVMENADIDRLCDEANSNFNQKTESEQSEETQSHVNKLGEESGIMESDLGNDFSMSRHSELENGNDVKSVHVSTHEKEPCAPLTIPSIRNIMAQQKDSFEMEEVQSTEGEAPHIPAAYQLGLTKSKRDHLLRTASQHSDSSGFAEDSTDCLSLNHLQVPESLQAMGSSADSCDSETTVTSFGEDLVTPTAQDQPYFNESEEESLVPLPKGREKAATAAAKKRPDSQDFPQCETAENAGSTQPTCSAGDHITEMTETSEDLCPAQPGDLLREASADSDVDKSSECEFAHYTTHHILKSLASIEAKGSEKGSENTTGPPSSVDRVNTALQRAQMKVCSLSHQRVGRSLIKSKDLLKQRYLFAKAGYPLRRSQSLPTTLLSPVRVVSSVNVRLSPGKETRCSPPSFTYKYTPEEEQELGKEVIEHDGQSLVKSTIFISPSPVKKEEAPQSEVTRPEECHHRRTPTCSLYAPAPVSQSACSLHSVHSEWQERPLCEHMRALSTHSVPSMSGTTCSAFAAPFGCPNSHRHAAYPYRACSVNPPSAIEMQLRRVLHDIRNSLQNLSQYPMTRGPDLAAAVYSTQKSSVLPLYENTFQELQVMRRSLNLFRTQMMDLELAMLRQQTMVYHHMTEEERYEVDQLQSLRNSVRMELQDLELQLEERLLALEEQFRAVRMPSPFRSSALMGMCGSRSADNLSCPSPLNVMEPVTELMREQSYLKSELGMGLGEMGFEIPPGESSESVFSQATSESSSVCSGPSHANRRTGVPSGDSVGKPKTHLVPSKKVFRASVALTPTAPSRMGSVQTPPDVESSEEVGAAEEVLEAVGPKSEVEEGNGKIPLMPTAGEMHKNVEQDELQQVIREVGMDPIGCAMLELSMIYTGGGVTCASEDTCC, via the exons TACCCCTTTGGGAGCCTCACTGGATGAGCAAAGCAGTAATACGCTCAAGG GTGTGCTTGTGAGAAATGGAGGCAGTTTTGAAGATGATTTGTCTTTGGGAGCTGAAG CCAACCACCTCCATGAAACAGATACTCAAATTGAAAACTG CAATAATATCTTGGCCAAAGAGAGAAGACTACAGTTTCATCAGAAAGGGAGAAGTATGAATTCCACTGGATCTGGGAAAAGTAGTGGGACAGTTTCCAG tgtttcaGAATTGTTGGAACTTTATGAGGAAGATCCTGAAGAAATTCTTTATAATCTTGGATTTGGACGAGATGAACCAGATATTGCTTCTAAaattccttccagattttttaatTCATCATCATTTGCCAGAGGGATAGACATTAAAGTATTTTTGAGTGCTCAGATGCAACGGATGGAAGTAGAAAACCCAAATTACGCTTTAACAA GTCGTTTCCGTCAAATTGAAGTGCTTACTACCGTGGCcaatgcattttcttctttatattctcAAGTCTCTGGGACTCCCCTCCAGAGAATTGGAAGTATGTCTTCAGTGACTTCTAACAAGGAGACAGACTCACCTCCACCTTTAACCCGAAGTAACACTGCAAATCGTTTAATGAAAACACTATCAAAACTAAATTTATGTGTTGataaaacagagaaaggagaaagtagTAGTCCTTCCCCAGcaattgaaaaaggaaagatcCTGAATGTTTCAGTGATGGAAGAAAGTGGcaataaaaatgatcaaaagtctcaaaaaattgtaaagaagaaAGACTCATCTTCTATGTTGGCTACAGTTAAAGAAGAAGTATCAGGTAGTTCAGCATGTGTTATGGAGAATGCTGACATTGATAGACTTTGTGATGAAGCAAATAGTAATTTTAACCAAAAAACTGAAAGTGAACAAAGTGAAGAAACGCAAAGTCATGTGAATAAACTGGGTGAGGAATCTGGTATTATGGAATCTGATTTAGGTAACGATTTCAGCATGTCCAGGCACAGTGAGCTGGAAAATGGCAACGATGTGAAAAGTGTCCACGTGTCCACACACGAAAAAGAGCCATGTGCACCGCTCACGATCCCATCCATAAGAAATATAATGGCACAGCAGAAGGACTCCTTTGAAATGGAAGAG GTTCAAAgtacagagggagaagctcctCACATTCCAGCTGCTTACCAGCTAGGTCTCACGAAGTCAAAAAGAG ATCATCTATTACGTACTGCAAGTCAGCACTCTGATAGCAGTGGTTTTGCTGAAGATTCGACAGACTGCCTCTCCCTTAATCATCTTCAG GTTCCCGAGTCCTTGCAGGCCATGGGGAGTAGCGCTGATAGCTGTGATAGTGAGACAACAGTCACCTCATTTGGTGAAGACCTTGTCACACCAACAGCACAAGATCAGCCTTATTTTAATGAATCAGAGGAGGAGTCTCTCGTCCCTCTcccaaagggaagagagaaggcagcAACAGCTGCTGCTAAGAAAAGGCCAGATAGCCAGGATTTTCCCCAATGCGAAACTGCGGAGAATGCAGGAAGCACGCAGCCCACCTGCAGCGCAGGAGATCACATTACTGAGATGACTGAAACGAGTGAGGATTTGTGTCCAGCACAGCCAGGGGACCTGCTGAGGGAAGCAAGTGCTGACAGTGATGTGGACAAAAGCAGCGAATGTGAATTTGCCCACTATACCACACACCATATTCTGAAGTCACTGGCTTCTATCGAAGCTAAAGGCAGTGAGAAGGGCTCAGAAAATACAACCGGGCCTCCCTCTTCTGTGGACAGAGTTAATACAGCTTTGCAAAGAGCTCAAATGAAGGTTTGCAGTCTGTCTCATCAAAGAGTAGGGCGTAGCTTGATAAAATCAAAAGATCTCTTAAAACAGAGGTACTTATTTGCAAAAGCTGGCTATCCTCTAAGAAGGTCTCAGTCTTTACCAACCACCTTATTGAGCCCAGTAAGAGTTGTATCCTCTGTCAATGTCCGGTTGTCGCCAGGAAAGGAGACCAGATGCAGTCCACCTTCCTTCACCTATAAGTACACACCTGAAGAGGAGCAGGAATTAGGAAAAGAGGTGATCGAGCACGATGGTCAGTCTTTAGTTAAATCCACTATTTTCATCTCTCCGTCACCTGTGAAGAAAGAAGAAGCCCCTCAGAGTGAGGTGACCCGGCCAGAGGAATGCCATCATCGAAGGACTCCTACCTGCTCACTGTATGCTCCAGCACCTGTCTCTCAGTCCGCCTGTTCTCTCCACTCTGTCCACTCCGAGTGGCAGGAGAGGCCCCTGTGTGAGCACATGAGAGCTCTGAGCACTCACAGTGTCCCCAGCATGTCAGGCACCACCTGCAGTGCCTTCGCTGCCCCTTTCGGCTGTCCTAACTCGCACAGACATGCTGCCTACCCTTACCGAGCGTGCTCCGTGAACCCTCCTTCTGCCATCGAAATGCAGTTGCGAAGAGTATTGCATGATATTAGAAACTCACTGCAGAATCTTTCACag tacCCTATGACGAGAGGACCTGATCTTGCTGCTGCTGTGTATAGTACTCAGAAATCATCTGTTCTACCTCTATATGAA AATACTTTTCAGGAACTCCAGGTAATGAGGCGGAGCCTGAATTTATTTAGAACGCAAATGATGGATTTAGAGCTGGCAATGCTGCGCCAGCAAACCATGGTTTATCATCATATGACTGAGGAGGAAAG GTATGAAGTCGATCAGCTTCAGAGTTTGAGAAATTCGGTCCGCATGGAACTTCAGGACCTGGAACTGCAGCTGGAGGAGCGCCTGCTGGCCCTGGAGGAGCAGTTCCGCGCCGTGCGCATGCCTTCTCCCTTCCGCTCCTCAGCCCTCATG GGAATGTGTGGCAGTAGAAGCGCTGATAACTTGTCATGCCCTTCTCCATTGAATGTAATGGAACCA GTCACTGAACTGATGCGGGAACAGTCCTATCTGAAGTCTGAATTGGGCATGGGACTTGGAGAAATGGGATTTGAAATTCCTCCTGGAGAAAGCTCAGAATCTGTGTTCTCCCAAGCAACATCAGAGTCATCTTCTGTATGTTCTGGTCCATCTCATGCTAATAGAAGAACTGGAGTACCTTCTGGTGACTCAGTGGGCAAACCCAAGACCCATCTGGTACCAAGCAAGAAAGTATTCCGAGCATCAGTGGCCCTAACACCCACTGCTCCTTCTAGAATGGGCTCTGTTCAGACACCTCCAGATGTGGAAAGTTCTGAGGAAGTTGGAGCAGCTGAAGAAGTCTTGGAGGCTGTGGGACCTAAATCTGAAgtggaagaaggaaatggaaaaatcccATTAATGCCAACTGCTggagaaatgcataaaaatgtgGAGCAAGATGAGTTGCAGCAAGTCATACGGGAG gttggcATGGATCCTATTGGCTGTGCGATGTTGGAGTTATCAATGATATACACTGGTGGAGGTGTTACTTGTGCTTCAGAAGATACTTGCTGCTGA
- the ITPRID2 gene encoding protein ITPRID2 isoform X1 produces the protein MDRPLVASAEAEEELEWQVASRRRKAWAKCRGSWQASETEDLSTEATTQDEDEDDEDDLPGAKLPAAAGRGNVPNEKIAIWLKDCRTPLGASLDEQSSNTLKGVLVRNGGSFEDDLSLGAEANHLHETDTQIENCNNILAKERRLQFHQKGRSMNSTGSGKSSGTVSSVSELLELYEEDPEEILYNLGFGRDEPDIASKIPSRFFNSSSFARGIDIKVFLSAQMQRMEVENPNYALTSRFRQIEVLTTVANAFSSLYSQVSGTPLQRIGSMSSVTSNKETDSPPPLTRSNTANRLMKTLSKLNLCVDKTEKGESSSPSPAIEKGKILNVSVMEESGNKNDQKSQKIVKKKDSSSMLATVKEEVSGSSACVMENADIDRLCDEANSNFNQKTESEQSEETQSHVNKLGEESGIMESDLGNDFSMSRHSELENGNDVKSVHVSTHEKEPCAPLTIPSIRNIMAQQKDSFEMEEVQSTEGEAPHIPAAYQLGLTKSKRDHLLRTASQHSDSSGFAEDSTDCLSLNHLQVPESLQAMGSSADSCDSETTVTSFGEDLVTPTAQDQPYFNESEEESLVPLPKGREKAATAAAKKRPDSQDFPQCETAENAGSTQPTCSAGDHITEMTETSEDLCPAQPGDLLREASADSDVDKSSECEFAHYTTHHILKSLASIEAKGSEKGSENTTGPPSSVDRVNTALQRAQMKVCSLSHQRVGRSLIKSKDLLKQRYLFAKAGYPLRRSQSLPTTLLSPVRVVSSVNVRLSPGKETRCSPPSFTYKYTPEEEQELGKEVIEHDGQSLVKSTIFISPSPVKKEEAPQSEVTRPEECHHRRTPTCSLYAPAPVSQSACSLHSVHSEWQERPLCEHMRALSTHSVPSMSGTTCSAFAAPFGCPNSHRHAAYPYRACSVNPPSAIEMQLRRVLHDIRNSLQNLSQYPMTRGPDLAAAVYSTQKSSVLPLYENTFQELQVMRRSLNLFRTQMMDLELAMLRQQTMVYHHMTEEERYEVDQLQSLRNSVRMELQDLELQLEERLLALEEQFRAVRMPSPFRSSALMGMCGSRSADNLSCPSPLNVMEPVTELMREQSYLKSELGMGLGEMGFEIPPGESSESVFSQATSESSSVCSGPSHANRRTGVPSGDSVGKPKTHLVPSKKVFRASVALTPTAPSRMGSVQTPPDVESSEEVGAAEEVLEAVGPKSEVEEGNGKIPLMPTAGEMHKNVEQDELQQVIREIKESIVGEIRREIVSGLLAAVSSSKASNSKQDSH, from the exons TACCCCTTTGGGAGCCTCACTGGATGAGCAAAGCAGTAATACGCTCAAGG GTGTGCTTGTGAGAAATGGAGGCAGTTTTGAAGATGATTTGTCTTTGGGAGCTGAAG CCAACCACCTCCATGAAACAGATACTCAAATTGAAAACTG CAATAATATCTTGGCCAAAGAGAGAAGACTACAGTTTCATCAGAAAGGGAGAAGTATGAATTCCACTGGATCTGGGAAAAGTAGTGGGACAGTTTCCAG tgtttcaGAATTGTTGGAACTTTATGAGGAAGATCCTGAAGAAATTCTTTATAATCTTGGATTTGGACGAGATGAACCAGATATTGCTTCTAAaattccttccagattttttaatTCATCATCATTTGCCAGAGGGATAGACATTAAAGTATTTTTGAGTGCTCAGATGCAACGGATGGAAGTAGAAAACCCAAATTACGCTTTAACAA GTCGTTTCCGTCAAATTGAAGTGCTTACTACCGTGGCcaatgcattttcttctttatattctcAAGTCTCTGGGACTCCCCTCCAGAGAATTGGAAGTATGTCTTCAGTGACTTCTAACAAGGAGACAGACTCACCTCCACCTTTAACCCGAAGTAACACTGCAAATCGTTTAATGAAAACACTATCAAAACTAAATTTATGTGTTGataaaacagagaaaggagaaagtagTAGTCCTTCCCCAGcaattgaaaaaggaaagatcCTGAATGTTTCAGTGATGGAAGAAAGTGGcaataaaaatgatcaaaagtctcaaaaaattgtaaagaagaaAGACTCATCTTCTATGTTGGCTACAGTTAAAGAAGAAGTATCAGGTAGTTCAGCATGTGTTATGGAGAATGCTGACATTGATAGACTTTGTGATGAAGCAAATAGTAATTTTAACCAAAAAACTGAAAGTGAACAAAGTGAAGAAACGCAAAGTCATGTGAATAAACTGGGTGAGGAATCTGGTATTATGGAATCTGATTTAGGTAACGATTTCAGCATGTCCAGGCACAGTGAGCTGGAAAATGGCAACGATGTGAAAAGTGTCCACGTGTCCACACACGAAAAAGAGCCATGTGCACCGCTCACGATCCCATCCATAAGAAATATAATGGCACAGCAGAAGGACTCCTTTGAAATGGAAGAG GTTCAAAgtacagagggagaagctcctCACATTCCAGCTGCTTACCAGCTAGGTCTCACGAAGTCAAAAAGAG ATCATCTATTACGTACTGCAAGTCAGCACTCTGATAGCAGTGGTTTTGCTGAAGATTCGACAGACTGCCTCTCCCTTAATCATCTTCAG GTTCCCGAGTCCTTGCAGGCCATGGGGAGTAGCGCTGATAGCTGTGATAGTGAGACAACAGTCACCTCATTTGGTGAAGACCTTGTCACACCAACAGCACAAGATCAGCCTTATTTTAATGAATCAGAGGAGGAGTCTCTCGTCCCTCTcccaaagggaagagagaaggcagcAACAGCTGCTGCTAAGAAAAGGCCAGATAGCCAGGATTTTCCCCAATGCGAAACTGCGGAGAATGCAGGAAGCACGCAGCCCACCTGCAGCGCAGGAGATCACATTACTGAGATGACTGAAACGAGTGAGGATTTGTGTCCAGCACAGCCAGGGGACCTGCTGAGGGAAGCAAGTGCTGACAGTGATGTGGACAAAAGCAGCGAATGTGAATTTGCCCACTATACCACACACCATATTCTGAAGTCACTGGCTTCTATCGAAGCTAAAGGCAGTGAGAAGGGCTCAGAAAATACAACCGGGCCTCCCTCTTCTGTGGACAGAGTTAATACAGCTTTGCAAAGAGCTCAAATGAAGGTTTGCAGTCTGTCTCATCAAAGAGTAGGGCGTAGCTTGATAAAATCAAAAGATCTCTTAAAACAGAGGTACTTATTTGCAAAAGCTGGCTATCCTCTAAGAAGGTCTCAGTCTTTACCAACCACCTTATTGAGCCCAGTAAGAGTTGTATCCTCTGTCAATGTCCGGTTGTCGCCAGGAAAGGAGACCAGATGCAGTCCACCTTCCTTCACCTATAAGTACACACCTGAAGAGGAGCAGGAATTAGGAAAAGAGGTGATCGAGCACGATGGTCAGTCTTTAGTTAAATCCACTATTTTCATCTCTCCGTCACCTGTGAAGAAAGAAGAAGCCCCTCAGAGTGAGGTGACCCGGCCAGAGGAATGCCATCATCGAAGGACTCCTACCTGCTCACTGTATGCTCCAGCACCTGTCTCTCAGTCCGCCTGTTCTCTCCACTCTGTCCACTCCGAGTGGCAGGAGAGGCCCCTGTGTGAGCACATGAGAGCTCTGAGCACTCACAGTGTCCCCAGCATGTCAGGCACCACCTGCAGTGCCTTCGCTGCCCCTTTCGGCTGTCCTAACTCGCACAGACATGCTGCCTACCCTTACCGAGCGTGCTCCGTGAACCCTCCTTCTGCCATCGAAATGCAGTTGCGAAGAGTATTGCATGATATTAGAAACTCACTGCAGAATCTTTCACag tacCCTATGACGAGAGGACCTGATCTTGCTGCTGCTGTGTATAGTACTCAGAAATCATCTGTTCTACCTCTATATGAA AATACTTTTCAGGAACTCCAGGTAATGAGGCGGAGCCTGAATTTATTTAGAACGCAAATGATGGATTTAGAGCTGGCAATGCTGCGCCAGCAAACCATGGTTTATCATCATATGACTGAGGAGGAAAG GTATGAAGTCGATCAGCTTCAGAGTTTGAGAAATTCGGTCCGCATGGAACTTCAGGACCTGGAACTGCAGCTGGAGGAGCGCCTGCTGGCCCTGGAGGAGCAGTTCCGCGCCGTGCGCATGCCTTCTCCCTTCCGCTCCTCAGCCCTCATG GGAATGTGTGGCAGTAGAAGCGCTGATAACTTGTCATGCCCTTCTCCATTGAATGTAATGGAACCA GTCACTGAACTGATGCGGGAACAGTCCTATCTGAAGTCTGAATTGGGCATGGGACTTGGAGAAATGGGATTTGAAATTCCTCCTGGAGAAAGCTCAGAATCTGTGTTCTCCCAAGCAACATCAGAGTCATCTTCTGTATGTTCTGGTCCATCTCATGCTAATAGAAGAACTGGAGTACCTTCTGGTGACTCAGTGGGCAAACCCAAGACCCATCTGGTACCAAGCAAGAAAGTATTCCGAGCATCAGTGGCCCTAACACCCACTGCTCCTTCTAGAATGGGCTCTGTTCAGACACCTCCAGATGTGGAAAGTTCTGAGGAAGTTGGAGCAGCTGAAGAAGTCTTGGAGGCTGTGGGACCTAAATCTGAAgtggaagaaggaaatggaaaaatcccATTAATGCCAACTGCTggagaaatgcataaaaatgtgGAGCAAGATGAGTTGCAGCAAGTCATACGGGAG ATTAAAGAGTCTATTGTTGGTGAAATCAGACGGGAAATTGTAAGTGGACTTTTGGCAGCGGTATCTTCAAGTAAAGCATCTAATTCTAAGCAAGATAGTCATTAA
- the ITPRID2 gene encoding protein ITPRID2 isoform X2 yields MDRPLVASAEAEEELEWQVASRRRKAWAKCRGSWQASETEDLSTEATTQDEDEDDEDDLPGAKLPAAAGRGNVPNEKIAIWLKDCRTPLGASLDEQSSNTLKGVLVRNGGSFEDDLSLGAEANHLHETDTQIENCNNILAKERRLQFHQKGRSMNSTGSGKSSGTVSSVSELLELYEEDPEEILYNLGFGRDEPDIASKIPSRFFNSSSFARGIDIKVFLSAQMQRMEVENPNYALTSRFRQIEVLTTVANAFSSLYSQVSGTPLQRIGSMSSVTSNKETDSPPPLTRSNTANRLMKTLSKLNLCVDKTEKGESSSPSPAIEKGKILNVSVMEESGNKNDQKSQKIVKKKDSSSMLATVKEEVSGSSACVMENADIDRLCDEANSNFNQKTESEQSEETQSHVNKLGEESGIMESDLGNDFSMSRHSELENGNDVKSVHVSTHEKEPCAPLTIPSIRNIMAQQKDSFEMEEVQSTEGEAPHIPAAYQLGLTKSKRDHLLRTASQHSDSSGFAEDSTDCLSLNHLQVPESLQAMGSSADSCDSETTVTSFGEDLVTPTAQDQPYFNESEEESLVPLPKGREKAATAAAKKRPDSQDFPQCETAENAGSTQPTCSAGDHITEMTETSEDLCPAQPGDLLREASADSDVDKSSECEFAHYTTHHILKSLASIEAKGSEKGSENTTGPPSSVDRVNTALQRAQMKVCSLSHQRVGRSLIKSKDLLKQRYLFAKAGYPLRRSQSLPTTLLSPVRVVSSVNVRLSPGKETRCSPPSFTYKYTPEEEQELGKEVIEHDGQSLVKSTIFISPSPVKKEEAPQSEVTRPEECHHRRTPTCSLYAPAPVSQSACSLHSVHSEWQERPLCEHMRALSTHSVPSMSGTTCSAFAAPFGCPNSHRHAAYPYRACSVNPPSAIEMQLRRVLHDIRNSLQNLSQYPMTRGPDLAAAVYSTQKSSVLPLYENTFQELQVMRRSLNLFRTQMMDLELAMLRQQTMVYHHMTEEERYEVDQLQSLRNSVRMELQDLELQLEERLLALEEQFRAVRMPSPFRSSALMGMCGSRSADNLSCPSPLNVTELMREQSYLKSELGMGLGEMGFEIPPGESSESVFSQATSESSSVCSGPSHANRRTGVPSGDSVGKPKTHLVPSKKVFRASVALTPTAPSRMGSVQTPPDVESSEEVGAAEEVLEAVGPKSEVEEGNGKIPLMPTAGEMHKNVEQDELQQVIREIKESIVGEIRREIVSGLLAAVSSSKASNSKQDSH; encoded by the exons TACCCCTTTGGGAGCCTCACTGGATGAGCAAAGCAGTAATACGCTCAAGG GTGTGCTTGTGAGAAATGGAGGCAGTTTTGAAGATGATTTGTCTTTGGGAGCTGAAG CCAACCACCTCCATGAAACAGATACTCAAATTGAAAACTG CAATAATATCTTGGCCAAAGAGAGAAGACTACAGTTTCATCAGAAAGGGAGAAGTATGAATTCCACTGGATCTGGGAAAAGTAGTGGGACAGTTTCCAG tgtttcaGAATTGTTGGAACTTTATGAGGAAGATCCTGAAGAAATTCTTTATAATCTTGGATTTGGACGAGATGAACCAGATATTGCTTCTAAaattccttccagattttttaatTCATCATCATTTGCCAGAGGGATAGACATTAAAGTATTTTTGAGTGCTCAGATGCAACGGATGGAAGTAGAAAACCCAAATTACGCTTTAACAA GTCGTTTCCGTCAAATTGAAGTGCTTACTACCGTGGCcaatgcattttcttctttatattctcAAGTCTCTGGGACTCCCCTCCAGAGAATTGGAAGTATGTCTTCAGTGACTTCTAACAAGGAGACAGACTCACCTCCACCTTTAACCCGAAGTAACACTGCAAATCGTTTAATGAAAACACTATCAAAACTAAATTTATGTGTTGataaaacagagaaaggagaaagtagTAGTCCTTCCCCAGcaattgaaaaaggaaagatcCTGAATGTTTCAGTGATGGAAGAAAGTGGcaataaaaatgatcaaaagtctcaaaaaattgtaaagaagaaAGACTCATCTTCTATGTTGGCTACAGTTAAAGAAGAAGTATCAGGTAGTTCAGCATGTGTTATGGAGAATGCTGACATTGATAGACTTTGTGATGAAGCAAATAGTAATTTTAACCAAAAAACTGAAAGTGAACAAAGTGAAGAAACGCAAAGTCATGTGAATAAACTGGGTGAGGAATCTGGTATTATGGAATCTGATTTAGGTAACGATTTCAGCATGTCCAGGCACAGTGAGCTGGAAAATGGCAACGATGTGAAAAGTGTCCACGTGTCCACACACGAAAAAGAGCCATGTGCACCGCTCACGATCCCATCCATAAGAAATATAATGGCACAGCAGAAGGACTCCTTTGAAATGGAAGAG GTTCAAAgtacagagggagaagctcctCACATTCCAGCTGCTTACCAGCTAGGTCTCACGAAGTCAAAAAGAG ATCATCTATTACGTACTGCAAGTCAGCACTCTGATAGCAGTGGTTTTGCTGAAGATTCGACAGACTGCCTCTCCCTTAATCATCTTCAG GTTCCCGAGTCCTTGCAGGCCATGGGGAGTAGCGCTGATAGCTGTGATAGTGAGACAACAGTCACCTCATTTGGTGAAGACCTTGTCACACCAACAGCACAAGATCAGCCTTATTTTAATGAATCAGAGGAGGAGTCTCTCGTCCCTCTcccaaagggaagagagaaggcagcAACAGCTGCTGCTAAGAAAAGGCCAGATAGCCAGGATTTTCCCCAATGCGAAACTGCGGAGAATGCAGGAAGCACGCAGCCCACCTGCAGCGCAGGAGATCACATTACTGAGATGACTGAAACGAGTGAGGATTTGTGTCCAGCACAGCCAGGGGACCTGCTGAGGGAAGCAAGTGCTGACAGTGATGTGGACAAAAGCAGCGAATGTGAATTTGCCCACTATACCACACACCATATTCTGAAGTCACTGGCTTCTATCGAAGCTAAAGGCAGTGAGAAGGGCTCAGAAAATACAACCGGGCCTCCCTCTTCTGTGGACAGAGTTAATACAGCTTTGCAAAGAGCTCAAATGAAGGTTTGCAGTCTGTCTCATCAAAGAGTAGGGCGTAGCTTGATAAAATCAAAAGATCTCTTAAAACAGAGGTACTTATTTGCAAAAGCTGGCTATCCTCTAAGAAGGTCTCAGTCTTTACCAACCACCTTATTGAGCCCAGTAAGAGTTGTATCCTCTGTCAATGTCCGGTTGTCGCCAGGAAAGGAGACCAGATGCAGTCCACCTTCCTTCACCTATAAGTACACACCTGAAGAGGAGCAGGAATTAGGAAAAGAGGTGATCGAGCACGATGGTCAGTCTTTAGTTAAATCCACTATTTTCATCTCTCCGTCACCTGTGAAGAAAGAAGAAGCCCCTCAGAGTGAGGTGACCCGGCCAGAGGAATGCCATCATCGAAGGACTCCTACCTGCTCACTGTATGCTCCAGCACCTGTCTCTCAGTCCGCCTGTTCTCTCCACTCTGTCCACTCCGAGTGGCAGGAGAGGCCCCTGTGTGAGCACATGAGAGCTCTGAGCACTCACAGTGTCCCCAGCATGTCAGGCACCACCTGCAGTGCCTTCGCTGCCCCTTTCGGCTGTCCTAACTCGCACAGACATGCTGCCTACCCTTACCGAGCGTGCTCCGTGAACCCTCCTTCTGCCATCGAAATGCAGTTGCGAAGAGTATTGCATGATATTAGAAACTCACTGCAGAATCTTTCACag tacCCTATGACGAGAGGACCTGATCTTGCTGCTGCTGTGTATAGTACTCAGAAATCATCTGTTCTACCTCTATATGAA AATACTTTTCAGGAACTCCAGGTAATGAGGCGGAGCCTGAATTTATTTAGAACGCAAATGATGGATTTAGAGCTGGCAATGCTGCGCCAGCAAACCATGGTTTATCATCATATGACTGAGGAGGAAAG GTATGAAGTCGATCAGCTTCAGAGTTTGAGAAATTCGGTCCGCATGGAACTTCAGGACCTGGAACTGCAGCTGGAGGAGCGCCTGCTGGCCCTGGAGGAGCAGTTCCGCGCCGTGCGCATGCCTTCTCCCTTCCGCTCCTCAGCCCTCATG GGAATGTGTGGCAGTAGAAGCGCTGATAACTTGTCATGCCCTTCTCCATTGAAT GTCACTGAACTGATGCGGGAACAGTCCTATCTGAAGTCTGAATTGGGCATGGGACTTGGAGAAATGGGATTTGAAATTCCTCCTGGAGAAAGCTCAGAATCTGTGTTCTCCCAAGCAACATCAGAGTCATCTTCTGTATGTTCTGGTCCATCTCATGCTAATAGAAGAACTGGAGTACCTTCTGGTGACTCAGTGGGCAAACCCAAGACCCATCTGGTACCAAGCAAGAAAGTATTCCGAGCATCAGTGGCCCTAACACCCACTGCTCCTTCTAGAATGGGCTCTGTTCAGACACCTCCAGATGTGGAAAGTTCTGAGGAAGTTGGAGCAGCTGAAGAAGTCTTGGAGGCTGTGGGACCTAAATCTGAAgtggaagaaggaaatggaaaaatcccATTAATGCCAACTGCTggagaaatgcataaaaatgtgGAGCAAGATGAGTTGCAGCAAGTCATACGGGAG ATTAAAGAGTCTATTGTTGGTGAAATCAGACGGGAAATTGTAAGTGGACTTTTGGCAGCGGTATCTTCAAGTAAAGCATCTAATTCTAAGCAAGATAGTCATTAA